In the Arthrobacter sp. 31Y genome, one interval contains:
- a CDS encoding MFS transporter: MTATVGTSPDVKVHKSHMRTLVGTGIGNAVEWYDWAIYATFSPFIASALFSQADPTSAVLSTLAIFAVGFVARPFGGFVFGWIGDRIGRKTSMTVAVALGAVGSLLIGIAPTFAAVGAFASVMLLVARLIQGLAHGGELPSSQTYLSEMAPKEHRGFWATLIYTSGTAGILAGTLLGAILTATLSKDDMSAWGWRIPFLIGGALGIYALFMRAKMKETEAFEAEAPNEKRLPIWPQIVKYRKQALQVIGLTVGLTVVYYIWGVVAPSYAATSLKMDRGEALWAGVVANVVFIAALPFWGKLSDRIGRKPVIIASSVGAALLHFPMTWLLKDSPWQLAVSMSVMLFFIAGSAAIVPAVYAELFPTHIRTIGVGVPYSICVAVFGGTAPYLQTWLGTIGQAQLFNVYAVILLLVGIAFAFSIPETKGKDLTV; this comes from the coding sequence ATGACCGCCACCGTAGGAACGTCCCCCGACGTCAAGGTCCACAAATCGCATATGCGAACGCTGGTTGGTACCGGCATCGGCAACGCCGTTGAATGGTACGACTGGGCCATCTACGCCACCTTCTCGCCGTTCATCGCGAGTGCCCTGTTCAGCCAAGCCGACCCCACCTCAGCCGTACTGTCCACCTTGGCGATCTTCGCCGTCGGGTTCGTTGCCCGTCCGTTCGGTGGGTTCGTGTTCGGCTGGATCGGCGACAGGATTGGCCGCAAGACGTCCATGACCGTGGCTGTGGCATTGGGCGCGGTGGGCAGCCTCCTCATCGGCATTGCTCCGACGTTCGCTGCTGTTGGCGCCTTCGCTTCGGTGATGCTTCTGGTGGCCCGGCTCATCCAGGGCCTGGCGCACGGTGGTGAGTTGCCGTCGTCGCAAACGTACTTGTCCGAGATGGCTCCCAAGGAACACCGCGGCTTCTGGGCCACCCTCATTTACACCTCCGGCACAGCCGGCATTCTGGCCGGAACGCTGTTGGGCGCCATCCTCACCGCGACCCTCAGCAAGGACGATATGAGCGCCTGGGGTTGGCGCATCCCGTTCCTGATCGGTGGCGCACTGGGTATCTACGCACTGTTCATGCGGGCCAAGATGAAGGAAACCGAAGCTTTTGAGGCCGAGGCACCCAATGAGAAGCGCCTGCCCATCTGGCCGCAGATTGTGAAGTACCGCAAGCAGGCGCTGCAGGTTATCGGCCTCACTGTTGGCCTGACCGTTGTGTATTACATCTGGGGCGTCGTGGCTCCGAGCTACGCCGCAACCTCGCTGAAAATGGACCGCGGTGAGGCACTCTGGGCAGGCGTAGTGGCCAACGTGGTGTTCATCGCCGCTCTGCCGTTCTGGGGCAAGCTGTCGGACCGTATCGGCCGCAAACCGGTCATCATCGCCTCCTCGGTGGGGGCCGCGCTCCTGCACTTCCCCATGACGTGGCTGCTCAAGGACTCACCGTGGCAGCTGGCCGTGTCCATGTCCGTGATGCTCTTCTTCATCGCCGGTAGCGCTGCGATCGTCCCGGCCGTCTACGCCGAACTGTTCCCGACGCACATCCGCACCATCGGCGTCGGCGTTCCGTACTCCATCTGCGTGGCTGTGTTCGGTGGCACGGCTCCGTACCTGCAGACGTGGCTCGGCACCATCGGGCAAGCTCAACTGTTCAATGTGTACGCAGTGATCCTACTGCTGGTAGGCATCGCGTTCGCCTTCTCCATCCCGGAGACCAAGGGCAAAGACCTCACCGTCTAG
- the soxR gene encoding redox-sensitive transcriptional activator SoxR — protein MPPVETHRPLTIGELSERSGVSASALHFYERNGLIEAERTAGNQRRYRRDTLRRVAFIKTSQRVGLPLKDIREALDSLPDGRTPTKRDWSRLSLRWRKELDERIAALQHLRNDLDACIGCGCLSLKSCTLQNPSDELGASGAGAQRWTLPE, from the coding sequence ATGCCGCCAGTCGAAACGCACCGGCCACTCACTATCGGTGAGCTGTCCGAGCGGAGTGGAGTGTCGGCGTCGGCCCTTCATTTCTACGAACGCAACGGGCTCATCGAAGCGGAGCGAACGGCCGGCAACCAGCGTCGATACCGGCGGGATACGCTGCGGCGGGTCGCCTTCATCAAGACATCCCAGCGGGTGGGCTTGCCGCTGAAGGACATCCGCGAGGCGCTGGACTCATTGCCTGACGGCCGGACCCCCACCAAGCGCGATTGGTCCAGGTTGTCGTTGAGATGGCGCAAGGAACTGGACGAGCGCATCGCTGCGCTCCAGCACCTCCGCAATGACTTGGATGCGTGCATCGGCTGCGGCTGCTTGAGCCTGAAATCGTGCACGCTGCAGAACCCGTCGGACGAACTCGGGGCCTCCGGCGCGGGCGCCCAGCGTTGGACTTTGCCGGAATAG
- a CDS encoding M20 metallopeptidase family protein, giving the protein MSIAADAKDLRDDIVRLRHDLHREPEIGLQLPRTQEKVLKALDGLPYEITLGKETTSVTAVLRGGADHASAEKPVVLLRADMDGLPVQETTGVDYTSRVDGAMHACGHDLHTSMLAGAATLLAERRDQLAGDVILMFQPGEEGFDGASYMIKEGVLDAAGRRADTAYGMHVFSSLEPHGQFVTKPGVMLSSSDGLVVTVLGAGGHGSAPYSAKDPVTAAAEMVTALQVMVTRQFNMFDPVVLTVGVLHAGTKRNVIPETARIEATIRTFSEESRRKMMEAVPRLLHGIAAAHGLEADVHYQEEYPLTINDDDETTTAEKVIAGMFGESRHTRMATPLSGSEDFSRVLAEVPGTFVGLSAVAPGADHTTSPFNHSPYAMFDDGVLTDGAALYAELAVSRIAALAGN; this is encoded by the coding sequence ATGAGCATCGCAGCCGACGCCAAGGACCTACGGGACGACATCGTCCGCCTCCGCCACGACCTCCACCGTGAACCCGAGATCGGACTGCAGCTTCCCCGGACACAGGAGAAGGTCCTCAAGGCGCTGGACGGACTGCCGTACGAGATCACTCTTGGCAAGGAAACGACGTCGGTCACTGCGGTTCTGCGGGGCGGCGCGGATCACGCTTCAGCTGAGAAGCCCGTGGTCTTGCTGCGTGCCGACATGGATGGACTTCCGGTGCAGGAAACCACAGGCGTGGACTACACCTCCCGTGTGGATGGTGCGATGCACGCCTGCGGTCACGACCTCCATACCTCCATGCTCGCCGGAGCCGCAACCCTGCTGGCAGAGCGTCGCGATCAGCTGGCCGGCGACGTCATCCTCATGTTCCAGCCCGGCGAGGAAGGCTTCGACGGTGCGAGCTACATGATCAAGGAAGGCGTCCTTGATGCTGCCGGTCGTCGCGCCGACACCGCCTACGGGATGCACGTGTTCTCTTCGCTTGAACCGCACGGGCAGTTCGTCACCAAGCCCGGCGTCATGCTCAGCTCCTCGGACGGACTCGTTGTCACCGTACTTGGCGCAGGTGGTCACGGCTCCGCTCCCTACTCGGCAAAGGACCCCGTCACCGCAGCTGCCGAGATGGTCACCGCACTCCAGGTCATGGTCACCCGCCAGTTCAACATGTTCGATCCCGTAGTCCTGACCGTCGGCGTCCTGCACGCAGGAACCAAGCGCAACGTCATCCCCGAGACCGCCCGCATCGAGGCCACCATCAGGACCTTCTCCGAAGAGTCCCGCCGGAAGATGATGGAAGCAGTACCCAGGCTTCTGCACGGCATCGCGGCAGCCCACGGCTTGGAGGCAGACGTGCACTACCAAGAGGAATACCCCCTCACCATCAACGACGACGACGAAACCACCACCGCGGAGAAGGTCATCGCCGGAATGTTCGGCGAATCCCGGCACACCCGCATGGCCACGCCCCTGAGCGGTTCCGAGGACTTCTCCCGCGTCCTCGCCGAAGTTCCCGGCACCTTTGTGGGACTCAGCGCCGTTGCCCCCGGCGCCGACCACACGACGTCGCCGTTCAACCACTCGCCGTACGCAATGTTCGACGACGGCGTCCTCACCGACGGCGCCGCGCTGTATGCCGAACTTGCCGTATCCCGCATCGCTGCCCTCGCCGGCAACTGA
- a CDS encoding DUF1272 domain-containing protein has protein sequence MLEIRPNCECCDRDILPSGEAYICTFECTWCPDCVDRFPNRSCPNCGGNLQLRPIRPAAALINNPASTTRVVSPDCLQK, from the coding sequence ATGCTTGAGATCCGCCCGAATTGTGAATGCTGCGACCGTGACATCCTGCCCTCCGGAGAGGCTTACATCTGCACTTTTGAGTGCACTTGGTGTCCGGACTGTGTTGATCGCTTCCCCAACAGGTCCTGCCCGAACTGCGGCGGGAACCTCCAGCTCCGCCCCATCCGTCCCGCGGCCGCTTTGATCAACAATCCAGCCAGCACCACGCGGGTTGTGTCTCCTGATTGTCTCCAGAAATGA
- a CDS encoding MFS transporter — MTSETSTAGILRRPYLLATVGACALVFLSAFESLAVTTIMPLVSRDLDGASLYALAFAGPLATGVMGMVAAGNWSDRRGPAAPLYSSVALFVVGLLIAGTAGTMEMLVLGRLVQGLGGGAMTVALYVLVARVYPPVLHPKIFAAFAASWVVPSLVGPFAAGVVAQLSSWHWVFLGVVGLVVPALLMVVPAVRGMNSEPAAEPVPWAFGRMGWAALAAAAVLGLNLSAEVPGVGGAIAVVALVIALVAVRPLVPRGTLTARRGLPSVILVRGLASAAFFGAEVYLPYLLTERYAFTPTFAGLTLTGAALAWAGASAIQGRLGARLADDLAVKIGALLVLIAVISTLVTAAFALPAAVAIAGWILAGGGMGLMYPRLSVMTLALSTEENQGFNSAAMSISDSLGGALSLAATGLVFAAFTTTNSFAGVFALTAIIAVVGVVIAPRVAARVASPESRDAEPELTRHS; from the coding sequence ATGACCTCTGAGACCTCAACGGCCGGAATACTCCGCCGTCCATACCTGCTTGCCACTGTGGGGGCGTGCGCACTCGTGTTCCTGAGCGCGTTCGAGTCCCTCGCGGTGACCACCATCATGCCGCTGGTCAGTCGCGACCTGGACGGAGCCAGCCTCTACGCGCTGGCCTTCGCAGGGCCACTGGCAACCGGAGTGATGGGCATGGTGGCGGCGGGTAACTGGTCGGATCGTCGTGGTCCGGCGGCGCCACTGTACTCCTCGGTTGCGTTGTTCGTTGTTGGCCTTTTGATCGCGGGGACGGCCGGAACCATGGAGATGCTGGTGCTGGGCCGCCTGGTGCAGGGACTCGGTGGCGGTGCGATGACCGTGGCCCTGTACGTCCTGGTTGCCCGCGTATACCCGCCTGTACTGCACCCTAAAATCTTTGCCGCCTTCGCCGCGTCCTGGGTGGTTCCGTCCTTGGTGGGACCGTTCGCCGCGGGCGTGGTGGCCCAGCTGAGCAGTTGGCACTGGGTGTTCCTCGGCGTTGTGGGCTTGGTGGTTCCAGCCTTGCTGATGGTGGTCCCTGCTGTGAGGGGGATGAATTCCGAACCGGCTGCTGAGCCTGTTCCCTGGGCTTTCGGCCGGATGGGGTGGGCGGCGCTCGCAGCCGCCGCCGTCCTCGGACTGAACCTTTCCGCAGAGGTTCCGGGCGTGGGTGGGGCGATTGCCGTCGTCGCGCTTGTCATTGCGTTGGTGGCTGTCCGCCCGCTGGTACCGCGGGGGACCCTCACCGCACGGCGCGGCCTGCCCAGTGTGATCCTGGTGCGCGGGCTGGCGTCGGCGGCGTTCTTCGGGGCCGAGGTGTACCTTCCGTACCTGCTGACTGAGCGGTACGCGTTCACGCCCACGTTCGCCGGGCTGACGCTGACTGGTGCCGCGCTGGCGTGGGCCGGAGCGTCGGCCATTCAAGGGCGGCTCGGTGCCCGGCTGGCGGACGATCTCGCAGTGAAGATCGGCGCTCTTCTGGTGCTGATAGCCGTGATCTCCACTTTGGTGACCGCAGCGTTCGCCCTGCCCGCAGCCGTGGCCATTGCCGGCTGGATCCTTGCTGGTGGCGGCATGGGGCTCATGTACCCGCGGCTATCGGTCATGACCTTGGCGCTCTCCACAGAGGAAAACCAAGGTTTCAACAGCGCGGCCATGTCCATCTCCGACTCCCTCGGTGGCGCACTGTCACTGGCCGCTACAGGACTGGTTTTCGCTGCATTTACGACGACGAACTCGTTTGCGGGGGTCTTCGCGCTGACGGCGATCATCGCCGTCGTCGGGGTTGTCATTGCGCCCAGGGTCGCCGCCCGCGTGGCGTCGCCCGAATCCCGGGATGCCGAACCCGAGCTCACGCGCCACTCCTGA
- the trmB gene encoding tRNA (guanosine(46)-N7)-methyltransferase TrmB: MSETPDTPRPVTPGTQASFGTYGGRPVSFVRRGTRLQGRRQTAWEEHAERWAIQVPRHVANTSVHPDYTFDAEAVFGRKAPLIVEIGSGLGDAVVHAAEQNPDKDFLAVEVYTPGLANTIIKINSRGLTNVRVVEANAPEVLESMLPEGSVSELWVFFPDPWHKARHHKRRLIQPAFASVAAKALEKGGYWRIATDWSNYAVHVREVLAGSTEFENMHEGERSGEESPLTQVWQSGVESVVGGAPVREGRAPVSTEHTGPNEGVDDEGGWAPRFDGRVRTSFENKAHEAGRMIFDLTYRKL; this comes from the coding sequence ATGAGCGAAACCCCAGATACCCCGCGACCCGTCACGCCCGGCACCCAGGCTTCCTTCGGCACCTATGGTGGCCGACCGGTCAGTTTCGTGCGCCGGGGCACCCGTCTGCAGGGACGTCGGCAGACCGCCTGGGAAGAGCACGCCGAGCGCTGGGCAATCCAAGTCCCGCGCCACGTGGCCAACACGTCCGTTCACCCCGACTACACGTTCGATGCCGAAGCAGTGTTTGGGCGCAAGGCACCCCTGATCGTGGAGATTGGCTCCGGCTTGGGTGACGCTGTGGTTCATGCCGCGGAGCAGAACCCGGACAAGGACTTCCTCGCAGTAGAGGTCTACACCCCGGGTCTGGCCAACACCATCATCAAGATCAACAGCCGCGGGCTGACCAACGTGCGGGTGGTGGAAGCCAACGCCCCTGAGGTCCTTGAGTCCATGCTTCCCGAAGGCTCGGTCAGCGAACTCTGGGTATTCTTCCCGGACCCTTGGCACAAGGCGCGCCACCACAAGCGCCGCCTCATCCAGCCTGCCTTCGCTTCGGTAGCTGCCAAGGCACTCGAAAAGGGCGGCTACTGGCGCATCGCCACCGACTGGTCCAACTACGCAGTACACGTCCGCGAAGTGCTGGCGGGATCCACAGAGTTCGAGAACATGCACGAAGGCGAGCGCAGCGGCGAGGAGAGCCCCCTCACGCAGGTGTGGCAGTCGGGCGTCGAGTCTGTTGTTGGCGGTGCACCCGTCAGGGAAGGCCGCGCTCCCGTGAGTACCGAGCACACCGGACCGAACGAAGGCGTGGATGATGAAGGCGGATGGGCTCCGCGGTTCGACGGCCGAGTCCGGACAAGCTTTGAGAATAAAGCCCACGAGGCCGGGCGCATGATCTTTGACCTCACGTACCGCAAGCTCTAG
- a CDS encoding type II toxin-antitoxin system RatA family toxin: MPQVRAERFIRLDPETAFALSQTTGEFRLKWDPFISAQGFLDGATAAGKGVRTRTVSRMGLKMVSEYVSYMPPKNVGMTMVSGPWFFENFGGGWRFTPDDGGTRAVWKYTFSCRPAFLKPVAERIGSWVLGREIERRIEAFARACEDQALVAELRAKSTEVTDR, from the coding sequence ATGCCGCAGGTACGCGCCGAGCGGTTCATCCGGCTGGATCCGGAAACAGCCTTCGCCCTCTCCCAGACCACAGGAGAGTTCCGGCTCAAGTGGGACCCCTTCATCTCCGCACAGGGATTCCTGGATGGAGCCACTGCGGCCGGCAAAGGCGTCAGGACGCGAACCGTGTCCCGCATGGGCCTGAAAATGGTAAGCGAATATGTCTCCTACATGCCTCCCAAAAATGTGGGCATGACTATGGTGTCCGGGCCTTGGTTCTTTGAGAATTTCGGAGGCGGTTGGCGGTTCACTCCGGACGACGGCGGCACGCGGGCAGTCTGGAAATACACCTTTTCCTGCCGCCCGGCTTTCCTGAAGCCCGTGGCCGAGAGGATCGGAAGCTGGGTCCTGGGCCGGGAAATTGAGCGTCGGATTGAGGCGTTTGCCCGGGCTTGCGAAGATCAGGCCTTGGTGGCAGAGCTGCGTGCCAAGAGCACCGAGGTTACGGACCGCTAA
- a CDS encoding pyridoxamine 5'-phosphate oxidase family protein, translated as MSTSAETLELALGSLVAATEGRTPFTLGFLGTTGADGGPRVRAVIIRAVDRTAGQVMVATNVLSRKVAELDHQPLVALTLYDDDRGVQLRILGNAEVSTDESERRRAWERFSPSSRHLYASRLVPGSPRTDQALDGPGDDATAMERFAWIRIDMTDLDWLDLSGDPHIRWQFTRDGSNWRGQEIIP; from the coding sequence ATGAGCACAAGCGCGGAGACGCTGGAGCTGGCCCTCGGTTCCTTGGTGGCGGCCACGGAGGGGCGCACCCCATTTACGCTCGGTTTCCTGGGTACTACGGGGGCGGACGGAGGACCGCGGGTCCGTGCGGTCATCATCAGGGCTGTTGACCGAACAGCCGGACAGGTCATGGTTGCCACCAACGTACTGTCCCGCAAGGTTGCGGAATTGGACCACCAGCCGCTTGTGGCACTGACCCTGTACGACGACGACCGCGGGGTTCAGCTGCGCATCTTGGGTAACGCTGAGGTGTCCACCGATGAGAGCGAGCGACGCCGGGCATGGGAGCGGTTCAGCCCGAGCAGCCGGCACCTTTATGCCTCACGGCTTGTTCCGGGCTCTCCTCGCACGGATCAGGCACTGGATGGCCCGGGTGACGATGCGACGGCCATGGAGCGTTTTGCCTGGATCAGAATCGACATGACGGATCTGGATTGGCTGGACCTCTCAGGCGATCCTCACATCCGCTGGCAGTTCACTCGTGACGGCAGCAACTGGCGCGGACAGGAAATCATCCCCTGA
- a CDS encoding CynX/NimT family MFS transporter: MTSSQTPGYPEKSVLPEIAVDAEIDDEPAADSTQLRGKRGLVYLGICLVLIGLNLRTVFSSFSAVLPEITSDAGLPGWSLVVLTTVPVTLLGVFAPLAPILARRFGAERVLLGAMAVLTLGLLLRPLDIPGMGHLPTLLAGTAACGAAIALCNVLLPGVVKRDFPHRLGLMGGLYTTAICASAALGAGFTYPVFTATGHWTSALWFWAVPAAVVLLLFLPLAIRQPSVKHQAIHGGVNVWRSAVAWQVTLFMVLQAMMSFSVFAWMAPILRDRGIDGSTAGLIVSVSIVLQMLGSLFAPALATRFKDQRIINMVVALMTGGGFALTIFGPTELIWVWTGLNGLGQGSLTAVALTMIMVRTRDAHTAAHLSGMMQGVGYGVGSLGTLMVGQLHQATGGFAAAGILFLVVGSLAAFFGYRAGRDRFV; the protein is encoded by the coding sequence GTGACCTCCTCCCAGACCCCCGGCTACCCAGAGAAGTCTGTCCTCCCTGAAATAGCGGTGGACGCTGAGATTGACGATGAACCGGCTGCGGACTCTACCCAACTAAGAGGCAAACGAGGCCTCGTCTACCTGGGTATCTGTCTGGTCCTGATAGGCCTCAATCTTCGGACGGTCTTCTCGAGCTTCTCCGCGGTCCTGCCGGAAATAACGTCCGACGCCGGTCTGCCGGGCTGGTCGCTGGTGGTCCTCACCACGGTGCCGGTGACTTTGCTGGGCGTCTTCGCACCCCTTGCCCCCATCCTGGCCCGCAGGTTCGGTGCTGAACGCGTGCTCCTCGGAGCCATGGCTGTCCTCACATTGGGTTTGCTGCTGAGGCCCCTGGACATCCCGGGAATGGGGCACCTCCCTACCCTCCTCGCCGGTACAGCGGCCTGTGGTGCTGCCATCGCCTTGTGCAATGTGCTCCTTCCGGGTGTCGTCAAAAGGGACTTCCCGCACCGCCTAGGCCTGATGGGTGGGCTCTATACGACGGCGATCTGCGCTTCGGCCGCCCTTGGCGCGGGCTTCACGTATCCGGTGTTTACGGCAACCGGCCACTGGACCTCGGCTCTGTGGTTCTGGGCGGTGCCGGCCGCCGTCGTACTTTTGCTTTTCCTGCCGCTGGCAATCCGCCAGCCGTCGGTAAAGCACCAGGCCATCCACGGTGGCGTGAATGTGTGGCGGTCAGCGGTGGCCTGGCAGGTGACCCTGTTCATGGTGCTGCAGGCCATGATGTCCTTCAGCGTGTTCGCGTGGATGGCGCCTATCCTGCGCGACCGGGGGATCGACGGGAGCACGGCCGGGCTGATCGTCTCGGTGTCGATTGTGCTTCAGATGCTGGGCTCACTGTTTGCCCCTGCGCTGGCAACGCGTTTCAAGGACCAGCGGATCATTAACATGGTGGTGGCGCTGATGACCGGAGGCGGTTTCGCGCTCACGATCTTTGGCCCCACGGAGCTCATCTGGGTATGGACCGGACTCAACGGACTGGGGCAGGGATCGCTTACCGCGGTAGCCCTGACCATGATCATGGTCCGCACACGCGACGCCCACACGGCCGCGCACTTGTCCGGAATGATGCAGGGCGTCGGTTACGGGGTGGGTTCGCTTGGCACCTTGATGGTAGGCCAACTCCATCAGGCAACGGGCGGATTCGCAGCGGCTGGAATCCTGTTCCTGGTGGTCGGATCCTTGGCCGCGTTCTTCGGATACCGGGCAGGCCGGGACCGCTTCGTTTAA
- a CDS encoding SAM-dependent methyltransferase has protein sequence MTEHTHDAGTHQHGQHTHEGAQQGGLNLHEDADNAVDMWDGMYRERAKIWSGNPNPQLVAEVTGLKPGKALDLGSGEGGDAIWLAQQGWTVTALDVSAVALERAAAHAAETDHADRITWQQQDLTEWEPEPVFDLVSAQFLHSPLLPWRDSASKAAAAVAPGGTLLIVGHHPHGLPSWSHHHESGMFFTPEQLAGELRLDRAPWFVEVLTDRSRTIEGPNGESGTTLDTVLRATKRA, from the coding sequence ATGACTGAACACACGCACGACGCCGGCACTCACCAACACGGTCAGCACACCCATGAAGGCGCACAGCAGGGCGGCCTGAACCTCCATGAGGACGCGGACAATGCCGTGGACATGTGGGACGGGATGTACCGGGAGCGCGCCAAAATTTGGAGTGGGAATCCCAACCCGCAGCTGGTTGCAGAGGTCACTGGGCTGAAGCCTGGAAAGGCACTGGACCTGGGCTCCGGGGAAGGTGGTGACGCTATTTGGCTAGCACAGCAGGGCTGGACCGTCACCGCGTTGGACGTGTCCGCCGTCGCGCTTGAACGTGCAGCAGCCCATGCAGCGGAAACCGATCACGCGGACCGGATCACGTGGCAGCAACAGGACCTCACGGAGTGGGAGCCTGAGCCGGTGTTCGATCTGGTGTCGGCCCAGTTCCTCCACTCCCCTTTGTTGCCGTGGCGGGACTCGGCGTCGAAAGCCGCTGCCGCCGTCGCACCCGGTGGCACCTTGTTGATTGTGGGTCATCACCCGCACGGACTCCCGTCGTGGAGCCATCACCACGAGTCCGGCATGTTTTTCACGCCGGAGCAGTTGGCCGGTGAGCTCCGGTTGGATCGCGCGCCGTGGTTTGTTGAGGTCCTCACGGACAGGTCGCGGACCATTGAGGGTCCCAACGGCGAGTCCGGCACCACCTTGGACACGGTCCTGAGGGCCACAAAACGCGCCTAG
- a CDS encoding anti-sigma factor family protein yields MNGNSVHQLLGAYLLGGLDSEEERAFRDHLAACAECRHELEQLESLPALLDAVPAADAVALTVAGGANALSPLEPKREGLPEKVLVDLSVRRRKSRRRWAALVGAVAAACLAVGFLAGPLLNQRPKPDASYSVQSDDGLQLTVGMVKKNWGTELEVEGRSMPLEGTLYLWVKGRDGAEERTCGWTATASGRIKITGATPVQLAGIAGVELRDEAEKTVASISVP; encoded by the coding sequence ATGAACGGCAACTCCGTCCACCAATTGCTGGGCGCCTACCTGCTGGGCGGGCTCGACTCCGAGGAGGAGCGCGCTTTCCGGGACCACCTCGCCGCTTGCGCAGAATGCCGCCATGAGTTGGAGCAACTGGAGAGCCTGCCGGCCTTGCTCGACGCCGTTCCCGCCGCTGATGCAGTCGCCCTCACCGTCGCTGGGGGTGCGAATGCGCTCTCGCCTCTGGAACCGAAACGCGAGGGGCTTCCGGAGAAAGTCCTGGTGGATTTGTCGGTTCGCAGGCGGAAATCACGACGCCGGTGGGCGGCTTTGGTGGGTGCGGTGGCCGCTGCTTGCCTAGCGGTTGGCTTCCTCGCCGGGCCGCTGCTGAATCAGCGACCGAAACCGGACGCGAGCTACTCGGTTCAGTCGGACGACGGGCTGCAGCTGACCGTGGGCATGGTCAAAAAGAACTGGGGCACGGAGCTCGAAGTTGAGGGCCGGTCAATGCCGCTGGAAGGCACCCTTTACCTGTGGGTAAAGGGCCGGGACGGCGCCGAAGAACGCACCTGCGGATGGACGGCCACAGCCAGCGGCCGGATCAAGATCACAGGTGCCACACCGGTGCAATTGGCTGGCATCGCTGGAGTTGAGCTTCGCGATGAGGCCGAGAAGACGGTGGCCTCGATTTCGGTTCCGTAG
- a CDS encoding Lrp/AsnC family transcriptional regulator: MELSEEDLRLINALQISPRISWSDAGGVLGVHATTLASRWERMRAAGASWTTAHLMGDPKDMCLAMVDIDCEMDLRPDVTSAVAQLPEVITVEEAASNRDLTLTVITQDLGQFSTQVLPRLKEIRGLTKYHTALCTRIHTSGFAWRLNVLTKAEQQALRALAGPESANPSAPDAMVVPLPESHLALIPFLARDGRATAAEMARALGRNPATVQRQLGRVLASRMLSFRCEIAQQFSGFPITVQWFANVPPGQHEAAATELRAIRNIRFSASTTGRTNFTMIMWLRSLADVMEMELTIQQRIPGIELVESVVMLNTAKRVGWMLNPDSTATGTVVPPYGELLPGGV; encoded by the coding sequence ATGGAGCTCAGTGAAGAAGATCTGCGGCTAATAAACGCCTTACAGATATCGCCCCGGATTAGTTGGTCCGACGCCGGCGGAGTCCTCGGCGTCCACGCCACCACCCTCGCGTCCAGATGGGAGCGCATGCGTGCGGCGGGAGCGTCGTGGACCACCGCGCACCTCATGGGCGATCCCAAGGACATGTGCCTGGCGATGGTGGACATCGACTGCGAAATGGACTTGCGGCCGGACGTCACCTCTGCGGTAGCTCAACTTCCCGAAGTCATCACGGTCGAAGAGGCTGCCAGTAACCGTGACCTCACGCTGACGGTGATCACCCAAGACCTGGGGCAATTCAGCACTCAGGTGTTGCCCAGGCTCAAGGAAATCCGCGGGCTCACCAAGTACCACACTGCCCTTTGCACACGGATCCACACGAGCGGTTTTGCGTGGAGGCTCAACGTTCTTACCAAAGCCGAACAACAGGCACTCCGGGCGCTCGCGGGGCCCGAGTCGGCCAACCCGTCAGCACCGGACGCGATGGTGGTCCCGCTACCGGAAAGCCACTTGGCGCTCATCCCGTTCCTTGCCCGGGACGGCCGGGCCACCGCGGCCGAGATGGCCCGAGCCCTGGGCCGGAATCCAGCAACGGTTCAACGGCAACTCGGGCGGGTGCTGGCCAGCAGGATGTTGTCCTTCCGCTGCGAAATTGCCCAGCAGTTCTCCGGATTCCCCATCACCGTGCAATGGTTCGCGAACGTGCCCCCTGGCCAGCATGAGGCCGCTGCCACGGAACTCAGGGCCATCCGCAACATCCGGTTCTCCGCATCCACCACGGGACGCACCAACTTCACCATGATCATGTGGCTGCGATCCCTGGCAGACGTCATGGAAATGGAGCTCACCATCCAGCAGCGGATCCCGGGCATCGAACTGGTGGAAAGCGTGGTTATGTTGAACACGGCAAAGCGCGTCGGGTGGATGCTGAACCCGGACTCGACCGCCACCGGAACAGTGGTGCCGCCCTACGGGGAGCTACTGCCCGGCGGTGTCTAG